The following are encoded together in the Sphingomicrobium clamense genome:
- a CDS encoding TauD/TfdA family dioxygenase has protein sequence MFTAHPPTDERPAHVFEGDRAPLASIDHDAVMAAFEEDGAVLIRGADFTVDDFRDFAQHFCPLSVFNESPDRLELEEHGAVQSVNLGADAFPLHPELSREPWRPDACFFACLEPPAAQGQTTYCDGIAIADALPADIRAAMEGRQLLYIQPATSETLKYWLGSALATPQLLSEQPTDGPYTFRAVGNRVVRYFTRPILSPTRFGDGLAFANFLLFARDYLELPNFPCLDDGKPVPAHWMEAVREAAEKNTRQVEWLKGDILMLDNSRFMHGRRAITDPDNRMIATYFGYLEDADPMPGEPDRPVWRQESFKPPSIPRKDNVSV, from the coding sequence ATGTTCACCGCGCACCCTCCCACCGACGAACGCCCCGCGCATGTCTTCGAAGGCGACCGCGCCCCCTTGGCTTCGATCGACCACGATGCGGTGATGGCTGCGTTCGAGGAAGATGGGGCAGTCCTGATCCGCGGCGCGGACTTCACGGTCGACGACTTCCGCGATTTCGCACAGCATTTCTGCCCCTTGTCGGTCTTCAACGAAAGTCCCGACCGACTCGAACTGGAAGAGCATGGGGCAGTGCAGAGCGTCAATCTGGGCGCGGATGCCTTCCCCTTGCATCCCGAACTTTCGCGCGAACCATGGCGTCCCGATGCCTGCTTTTTCGCCTGCCTCGAACCACCTGCCGCACAAGGGCAGACGACCTATTGCGACGGCATCGCGATCGCCGACGCGCTCCCCGCCGACATCCGCGCCGCGATGGAGGGGCGCCAGCTACTCTACATCCAGCCGGCGACTTCGGAGACGCTCAAATATTGGCTCGGCAGCGCGCTGGCTACGCCGCAGCTTCTGTCAGAGCAGCCGACCGACGGGCCCTACACTTTCCGGGCGGTCGGAAACCGCGTTGTCCGCTATTTCACCCGTCCAATATTGTCGCCGACGCGTTTCGGAGACGGGCTCGCCTTCGCCAACTTCCTCCTGTTCGCGCGCGACTATCTCGAATTGCCCAACTTCCCGTGCCTCGACGACGGCAAGCCCGTGCCCGCGCACTGGATGGAGGCGGTCCGTGAAGCTGCCGAGAAGAACACTCGCCAGGTCGAATGGCTAAAGGGCGATATCCTGATGCTCGACAATAGCCGTTTCATGCACGGACGCCGGGCGATCACCGATCCCGACAATCGCATGATCGCGACCTATTTCGGCTATCTGGAAGACGCAGACCCGATGCCCGGCGAGCCCGACCGTCCGGTCTGGCGACAGGAAAGCTTCAAGCCTCCCAGTATCCCTAGGAAAGACAACGTCAGCGTTTAG
- a CDS encoding RNA methyltransferase gives MTKPIIVLVTPQLGQNIGKAARGMLNFGLTELRLIAPRDGWPNPEAGPAASGADIVLEKAQVFETTKDALADCNLVYASTVRRREQVMPVVGPDEMADEIHALPQGRAAILFGPERSGLEAEDVSLADKIVTVPINPEFGSLNLAQAVILLSYEWSRRADAGLEKPTAKDLEPPATKIELDSLVDHLNRALDEKGYFFPPERTEATQQTLRSILTKPGWSERELKALHGVIRALSKG, from the coding sequence ATGACCAAGCCCATCATCGTTCTCGTCACGCCGCAGCTCGGCCAGAATATCGGCAAGGCCGCGCGCGGCATGCTCAATTTCGGCCTCACCGAATTGCGCCTCATCGCCCCGCGCGACGGCTGGCCGAACCCAGAAGCCGGTCCGGCTGCGAGCGGTGCGGACATCGTTTTAGAAAAGGCGCAAGTGTTCGAGACGACCAAGGACGCGCTCGCCGACTGCAACCTCGTCTATGCCTCGACCGTGCGCCGCCGCGAACAGGTCATGCCCGTCGTCGGCCCCGATGAAATGGCGGACGAAATCCACGCGCTCCCCCAAGGCCGCGCTGCCATCCTCTTCGGACCCGAGCGCTCAGGACTCGAAGCGGAGGATGTGAGCCTCGCCGACAAGATCGTCACCGTGCCGATCAATCCCGAATTCGGCAGCCTTAACCTCGCACAGGCGGTAATTCTGCTTAGCTATGAATGGTCGCGCCGCGCCGACGCGGGGCTCGAGAAGCCGACCGCCAAGGATCTGGAACCGCCAGCCACCAAGATCGAACTCGATTCGCTGGTCGACCACCTCAACCGCGCCCTCGACGAGAAGGGCTATTTCTTCCCCCCAGAGCGCACCGAGGCGACACAGCAGACGCTACGCTCGATCCTGACCAAGCCGGGCTGGTCGGAACGCGAATTGAAAGCCCTGCATGGAGTCATCCGCGCGCTGTCGAAGGGCTAG
- the nrdR gene encoding transcriptional regulator NrdR — translation MRCPFCTHESSQVKDSRPSEDGAAIRRRRQCEGCGARFTTFERVQLRDLTVVKKDGKREPFEQAKLIAAIGHSCRKRDITEGQIERLVNSIQRQLETQGDEVKAHAIGEAVMDGLKALDSVAYIRFASVYRDFKEAGDFAEIAGSVDDE, via the coding sequence TTGCGCTGCCCCTTCTGCACCCACGAATCGAGCCAGGTGAAAGATAGTCGCCCGTCCGAGGACGGCGCAGCCATCCGTAGGCGTCGCCAATGCGAAGGCTGCGGGGCCCGTTTCACGACCTTCGAACGCGTCCAGCTTCGCGACCTCACCGTGGTCAAGAAAGACGGCAAGCGCGAGCCCTTCGAGCAGGCCAAGCTCATCGCCGCGATCGGCCACAGCTGTCGCAAGCGCGACATCACCGAAGGTCAGATCGAACGACTCGTCAACTCGATCCAGCGACAGCTCGAGACGCAGGGCGACGAGGTCAAGGCCCACGCCATTGGCGAAGCGGTCATGGACGGGCTCAAGGCGCTCGATAGTGTCGCCTATATCCGCTTCGCCAGCGTTTATCGCGACTTCAAGGAAGCGGGCGACTTTGCGGAGATTGCAGGTTCGGTCGACGACGAATAA
- the glyA gene encoding serine hydroxymethyltransferase: MATATSDIRPDDFFSAGVAQSDPDVAKAIKAELTREQSQIELIASENIVSQAVLEAQGSVLTNKYAEGYPGRRYYQGCAPSDSVEQLAIDRAKQMFDCAYANVQPHSGAQANGAVLLALVKPRDTILGMSLDAGGHLTHGAKPALSGKWFDAVQYGVDKDTHLIDFDEVEALAREHKPKLIIAGGSAYPRQIDFVRFRAIADEVGAYFQVDMAHFAGLVAAGLHPSPLPHAHVVTTTTHKTLRGPRGGMILSNDEALGKKFNSAVFPGLQGGPLMHVIAAKAVAFGEALEPGFTTYSKAVIENAQTLAETLKARGADLVAGGTDTHVALIDLRPLGITGKDADEALERAGITCNKNGVPFDPLPPMKTSGIRVGSPAGTTRGFGKAEFEAIGHMVADVLDGVAKTNGEGDPAIEAEVKSRVEALCARFPIYEG; encoded by the coding sequence ATGGCCACCGCCACCAGCGACATCCGCCCCGACGATTTCTTTTCCGCCGGCGTGGCACAGAGCGACCCCGACGTCGCCAAGGCCATCAAGGCCGAGTTGACGCGCGAGCAATCGCAGATCGAGCTCATCGCGTCCGAGAACATCGTCAGCCAGGCGGTGCTCGAGGCGCAGGGCAGCGTGCTGACTAACAAATATGCCGAGGGCTACCCGGGCCGGCGTTATTATCAGGGGTGCGCGCCGTCGGACTCGGTCGAACAGCTCGCCATCGATCGTGCGAAACAAATGTTCGATTGCGCCTATGCCAACGTGCAGCCGCATTCGGGTGCACAGGCCAACGGGGCAGTGCTGCTCGCGCTGGTGAAGCCGCGCGACACGATCCTCGGCATGAGCCTCGACGCCGGCGGCCACCTCACCCACGGTGCCAAGCCCGCACTGTCGGGCAAGTGGTTCGACGCCGTCCAGTACGGCGTCGACAAGGACACACACCTGATCGATTTCGACGAAGTCGAGGCGCTGGCGCGCGAGCACAAACCCAAGCTGATCATCGCGGGCGGAAGCGCCTATCCGCGCCAGATCGACTTTGTCCGCTTCCGCGCGATCGCGGACGAGGTCGGCGCCTATTTCCAGGTCGACATGGCGCACTTCGCAGGGCTGGTCGCGGCCGGCCTGCACCCCTCGCCGCTGCCGCATGCGCACGTCGTCACCACGACCACGCACAAGACGCTACGCGGCCCTCGTGGCGGCATGATCCTCTCGAACGACGAGGCGCTGGGCAAGAAATTCAACAGCGCCGTCTTCCCCGGGCTCCAGGGCGGTCCGCTGATGCACGTCATCGCTGCCAAGGCGGTGGCCTTCGGCGAAGCACTCGAGCCGGGCTTCACGACTTACAGCAAGGCGGTCATCGAGAACGCCCAGACGCTTGCAGAGACTCTCAAGGCGCGCGGCGCGGACCTCGTCGCTGGCGGCACTGACACACATGTCGCGCTGATCGACCTGCGTCCATTGGGCATCACCGGCAAGGACGCCGACGAAGCGCTCGAACGCGCGGGTATTACCTGCAACAAGAACGGCGTGCCCTTCGATCCGCTGCCGCCGATGAAGACCAGCGGCATCCGCGTCGGCAGCCCCGCCGGCACGACGCGTGGCTTCGGCAAGGCCGAATTCGAAGCAATCGGTCACATGGTAGCCGACGTCCTCGACGGAGTCGCCAAGACTAATGGCGAAGGCGACCCGGCGATCGAGGCCGAAGTCAAAAGCCGCGTCGAAGCGCTCTGCGCCCGTTTCCCGATCTACGAGGGCTAA
- the rpiB gene encoding ribose 5-phosphate isomerase B gives MRIALASDHAGVELKSTLTDWLKDARHDVTDLGPNSTDSVDYPDYGKALADHIASNEGTMGIAICGSGIGISIAVNRNPACRCARVSEPLSAALARQHNDANVVAIGERLTGVDMAKAIVTAFLTTEFEGGRHQRRVDKLS, from the coding sequence ATGCGCATCGCCCTTGCTTCCGACCATGCCGGCGTCGAGCTGAAATCGACGCTCACCGACTGGCTGAAAGACGCCCGTCATGATGTCACCGACCTTGGCCCGAACAGCACCGACAGCGTCGACTATCCCGATTATGGCAAGGCGCTGGCCGACCACATCGCCTCGAATGAGGGCACGATGGGAATCGCCATTTGCGGATCGGGCATCGGCATTTCGATTGCGGTCAATCGCAACCCAGCCTGCCGCTGCGCGCGCGTGTCGGAGCCACTATCCGCTGCGCTTGCCCGCCAGCATAATGACGCCAATGTCGTCGCCATCGGCGAACGGTTGACCGGCGTCGACATGGCCAAGGCCATCGTCACCGCATTCCTCACCACCGAATTCGAAGGCGGACGCCACCAGCGTCGCGTCGACAAGCTCAGCTAA
- a CDS encoding DUF3429 domain-containing protein produces the protein MSDTSPPRIVQWLGYGGLIPPAIMVAADYLLPPGPVRFGGLVVPYAGLIFAFLGGTWWAFASREKTPEPSLMALAVAPPLMAFLIFFTGSMAASLLLAALIAISPLVDKLLAAQVTLPPWWMHLRFRLSMGLAGLTALSTYPLLL, from the coding sequence ATGTCCGACACGTCACCTCCCCGTATCGTCCAATGGCTCGGCTATGGCGGACTCATCCCGCCTGCCATCATGGTCGCGGCCGACTATCTCCTGCCGCCGGGTCCGGTGCGGTTCGGCGGGCTCGTCGTGCCCTATGCGGGGCTGATCTTCGCCTTCCTCGGAGGCACTTGGTGGGCGTTCGCCAGCCGCGAGAAAACGCCCGAGCCGAGTCTGATGGCGCTCGCGGTCGCGCCGCCACTCATGGCGTTCCTGATTTTCTTCACCGGATCGATGGCCGCCAGCCTGCTGCTCGCCGCACTGATCGCCATTTCGCCGCTGGTCGACAAGTTGCTGGCGGCACAGGTCACGCTTCCACCCTGGTGGATGCACCTGCGTTTTCGACTGTCGATGGGGCTTGCGGGACTAACGGCATTGTCCACCTATCCACTGTTGCTCTAG
- the hemA gene encoding 5-aminolevulinate synthase, which produces MDYNGIFKAAIDRLHDEGRYRVFIDILRTKGAYPNARCFHGHNGPKPITVWCSNDYLGMGQHDKVVAAMEDALHNVGAGSGGTRNICGNTHLHVQLEEELADLHCKEGALLFTSGYVSNEAALSTLGKLLPGCVIFSDELNHASMIAGIRNSGCEKRVFRHNDLEHLEQLLMEVPADTPKLIAFESVYSMDGDIAPIEAICDLADQYGALTYLDEVHAVGMYGAHGGGISERDGLAHRVTMIEGTLGKAFGVMGGYVAADKTIIDCIRSYAPGFIFTTSLSPVLVGGALASVRHLKASSEERDAQQAAAAMLKDKMRENGLPVMDSVTHIVPLLVGCPVKAKRISDILLAEYGLYVQPINFPTVPRGTERLRFTPGPCHSEAMMAELVGALVEIWERLELELVKAA; this is translated from the coding sequence GTGGACTATAACGGCATCTTCAAGGCTGCGATCGACCGGCTCCATGACGAGGGCCGCTACCGCGTATTCATCGACATCCTGCGCACCAAGGGCGCCTACCCCAACGCACGCTGCTTTCACGGCCACAATGGCCCCAAGCCGATCACCGTCTGGTGTTCGAACGACTATTTGGGCATGGGCCAGCACGACAAGGTCGTCGCTGCCATGGAAGATGCGCTCCACAATGTTGGCGCGGGCTCTGGCGGCACGCGCAATATTTGCGGCAACACCCACCTCCACGTCCAACTCGAGGAAGAGCTCGCCGACCTGCATTGCAAGGAAGGCGCGCTGCTCTTCACCTCGGGCTACGTCTCGAACGAGGCGGCGCTGTCGACGCTTGGCAAGCTACTCCCCGGATGCGTCATCTTTTCGGACGAACTCAATCACGCCTCCATGATCGCGGGCATCCGCAACTCGGGCTGCGAGAAACGCGTCTTCCGCCACAACGATCTCGAGCATCTCGAACAGCTGCTGATGGAAGTCCCTGCCGACACGCCCAAGCTGATCGCGTTCGAAAGCGTCTACTCGATGGACGGCGACATCGCTCCGATCGAGGCGATCTGCGACCTTGCGGACCAGTATGGTGCGCTTACCTATCTGGACGAAGTCCATGCGGTCGGCATGTACGGCGCGCATGGCGGCGGCATCTCCGAGCGCGATGGGCTCGCCCACCGCGTCACGATGATCGAAGGCACGCTGGGCAAGGCGTTCGGAGTGATGGGCGGCTACGTCGCGGCTGACAAGACGATCATCGACTGCATTCGCTCCTATGCACCCGGCTTCATCTTCACGACGTCGCTCTCGCCCGTCCTTGTCGGCGGCGCGCTCGCGAGCGTTCGCCATCTCAAGGCTTCGAGCGAAGAGCGCGATGCGCAGCAGGCCGCTGCCGCGATGCTCAAGGACAAGATGCGCGAAAATGGCCTTCCGGTCATGGACAGCGTCACGCATATCGTCCCGCTGCTCGTGGGCTGTCCGGTGAAGGCGAAGCGCATCAGCGACATCCTGCTTGCCGAATACGGGCTCTACGTGCAGCCGATCAACTTCCCGACTGTCCCGCGCGGCACCGAACGCCTGCGCTTCACGCCCGGCCCGTGCCACAGCGAAGCAATGATGGCCGAGTTGGTCGGGGCGTTGGTCGAGATCTGGGAACGTCTCGAGCTCGAGCTGGTGAAGGCCGCTTAA
- the murI gene encoding glutamate racemase, giving the protein MKADAPLLFLDSGIGGLSILGPTRALLPNAPVVYCADNAAFPYGTRSEAEIAARVPALLGRLVERFRPRLAVIACNTASTIALDHVRAALDVPVVGTVPAIKPAGERSKSRVIGVLGTEATVRQPYVDRLAEKFAADCKVVRHGSARLVELAERRLSGDQVDKAEVVAAAQPLFDLAREIDTVVLSCTHFPLLADWLEEAHPNVDFIDGGEGIARRIAYLTKGQSWPDTASQGVAVFTAPPPEGIRPALARFGLTDIKPL; this is encoded by the coding sequence ATGAAGGCCGACGCCCCCCTCCTTTTCCTCGATTCGGGTATCGGCGGCCTGTCGATCCTTGGCCCCACGCGGGCTCTGCTTCCAAACGCACCGGTCGTCTATTGTGCCGACAATGCTGCATTTCCCTACGGCACTCGCAGCGAAGCGGAAATTGCCGCGCGCGTTCCCGCTCTGCTCGGCCGTCTTGTCGAACGCTTCCGTCCTCGCCTTGCGGTCATTGCCTGCAACACCGCCAGCACCATCGCGCTCGACCACGTCCGCGCGGCGCTCGATGTTCCTGTCGTGGGCACGGTCCCGGCCATCAAGCCTGCGGGCGAGCGGTCGAAAAGCCGTGTGATCGGCGTTCTGGGCACCGAGGCCACCGTTCGCCAGCCCTATGTCGACCGGCTCGCGGAGAAATTCGCCGCCGACTGCAAGGTCGTCCGCCACGGCTCGGCTAGATTGGTGGAGCTGGCTGAACGTCGTCTTTCCGGCGATCAAGTCGACAAGGCCGAGGTGGTCGCCGCCGCGCAGCCGCTGTTTGACCTGGCCCGTGAAATCGACACGGTCGTCCTTTCCTGCACGCATTTCCCGCTGCTCGCCGACTGGCTCGAAGAGGCGCACCCAAACGTCGACTTTATTGATGGCGGCGAAGGAATTGCTCGCCGTATCGCCTATCTGACGAAAGGCCAGTCTTGGCCCGACACGGCAAGCCAAGGAGTGGCAGTCTTTACCGCTCCGCCACCCGAGGGCATCCGTCCCGCTCTCGCCCGTTTCGGTTTGACTGATATCAAACCGCTATGA
- the plsY gene encoding glycerol-3-phosphate 1-O-acyltransferase PlsY, whose product MLDALQHWPLLIGYVLGSIPFGLILVKAMGKGDIRETGSGNIGATNAVRAAGKGIGAIVLALDVLKAVAAILIARAYFPEGADIFAAFGAFVGHLYPVWLKFKGGKGVATLFGILFALTWQLGAIALAVWLLAFLITRMSSAGGLLAAASAPIAAAVLGETQYIPLLLGITLLIWWKHRQNVARILSGSEPRFGAKKADEEPGQDTPSTTL is encoded by the coding sequence ATGCTGGACGCACTTCAACATTGGCCGCTCTTGATCGGCTACGTGCTGGGCTCGATCCCGTTCGGGCTCATCCTCGTCAAAGCGATGGGGAAGGGCGATATTCGCGAAACCGGCTCGGGCAATATCGGGGCGACCAATGCGGTTCGTGCAGCGGGCAAGGGGATAGGTGCGATCGTCCTTGCACTGGACGTGCTCAAGGCGGTCGCTGCCATCCTGATTGCTCGCGCCTACTTTCCCGAGGGAGCGGACATCTTTGCCGCCTTCGGGGCCTTTGTCGGACATCTCTATCCCGTCTGGCTCAAGTTCAAGGGTGGCAAGGGTGTTGCGACATTGTTCGGGATTCTTTTTGCCCTCACGTGGCAGCTCGGCGCGATTGCTCTCGCAGTCTGGCTGCTTGCCTTCCTCATTACCCGCATGTCCTCTGCCGGGGGCCTGCTAGCCGCGGCCAGCGCGCCGATCGCTGCCGCCGTCTTGGGGGAGACGCAATATATCCCCCTCCTGCTCGGTATCACGCTTCTCATCTGGTGGAAGCATCGTCAGAATGTCGCCCGGATCCTGTCCGGTAGCGAGCCGCGCTTCGGCGCAAAGAAGGCTGACGAGGAACCGGGACAGGACACCCCATCGACGACCTTATAG
- the dprA gene encoding DNA-processing protein DprA has product MDDLIDRIRLLRTPRIGPVTYRQLVSRFGSAGEALQALPELAARGRGKAPRPCDPTTAEAEADRVDAAGARYVGLGDDDYPPLLAQCDDAPPLLTVCGHIELFARPSVSIVGARNASAIGLRFARELAGAIGDEGRVVVSGLARGIDASAHIGSMASGTIAVIAGGIDVVYPRQHETLQAEVAEKGLLVAEMPPGTEPQARHFPNRNRIIAGLTAGTIVVEAAVRSGSLITARLAGEMGREVMAVPGHPLDQRADGCNKLIREGATLVRGASDVEDCLGSIDRRMERVASGRDLFEGFDEVEEVPASVVEGLLGPTAVGIDEVIRQSGLSAAQVQLALLELDLAGRLQRHAGGKVSLIPA; this is encoded by the coding sequence ATCGACGACCTTATAGATCGCATCCGCCTGCTGCGCACGCCGCGCATCGGGCCCGTCACCTACCGCCAACTGGTCTCGCGTTTCGGAAGTGCGGGCGAAGCGTTGCAGGCGCTGCCCGAGCTCGCCGCGCGGGGCCGGGGAAAGGCGCCGCGACCCTGCGACCCTACCACTGCCGAGGCCGAAGCCGATCGCGTAGACGCTGCAGGCGCGCGTTATGTTGGGTTGGGTGACGATGACTATCCACCGCTGCTCGCGCAGTGCGACGATGCGCCACCCTTACTAACGGTATGCGGCCATATTGAACTGTTCGCACGGCCAAGCGTCAGCATCGTCGGCGCGCGCAACGCCAGCGCCATCGGGCTTCGTTTCGCTCGTGAACTGGCGGGCGCCATCGGCGACGAGGGCAGGGTAGTCGTGTCCGGCCTTGCACGCGGGATCGATGCTTCGGCGCATATCGGGTCGATGGCGAGTGGGACGATCGCGGTGATCGCGGGCGGTATCGACGTCGTCTATCCCCGCCAGCACGAGACGCTACAGGCCGAAGTCGCGGAGAAAGGCTTGCTGGTCGCCGAGATGCCGCCCGGTACCGAGCCGCAGGCGCGTCATTTCCCCAATCGCAACCGTATTATCGCCGGGCTGACGGCGGGCACGATCGTGGTCGAGGCCGCGGTGCGGTCGGGATCGCTTATCACCGCCCGGCTGGCGGGGGAAATGGGGCGTGAAGTGATGGCAGTGCCCGGCCATCCGCTCGACCAGCGCGCCGACGGATGCAACAAGTTGATCCGAGAGGGAGCGACGCTTGTGCGCGGTGCCAGCGACGTCGAGGACTGCCTTGGCTCAATCGACCGACGGATGGAGCGAGTGGCCAGCGGGCGCGATCTGTTCGAGGGGTTCGATGAGGTCGAAGAGGTCCCCGCGAGCGTTGTCGAGGGACTGCTTGGGCCGACTGCCGTGGGGATCGACGAGGTCATCCGGCAATCCGGGCTGAGCGCGGCCCAAGTGCAATTGGCGCTACTTGAACTCGACCTCGCCGGAAGGCTTCAGCGTCACGCCGGCGGCAAGGTAAGCTTGATTCCGGCTTGA
- the topA gene encoding type I DNA topoisomerase, with amino-acid sequence MKLVIVESPAKAKTIEKYLGAGHKVLASYGHVRDLPPKDGSVDPDKNFAMKWTANRDKSKQLKAISDAAAKAETLILATDPDREGEAISWHVQEVLAKKKALPESVQRVTFNAITKNAVTEAMEHPRELDRDLIDAYLARRALDYLVGFTLSPILWRKLPGARSAGRVQSVALRLIVDREREVELFKPQEYWQVGATFEQGGTPFKSRLVRFDGKKIDRMTLGAKGEADAAKAAVEAGHFTVESVEQKPLSKNPPPPFTTSTLQQEASRKLGYSASHTMSLAQRLYEAGAITYMRTDGVQMAGEALSAARRAIAERYDQGYLPEKPRQYKSKAKNAQEAHEAIRPTNFFAQRAGSGDEARLYKLILNRALASQMAAARLERTTIDLVDGAGRCALRATGQVVKFPGFIALYEEGRDDKGDEEDGRMPDLAVGDAPAKTGVEATQHFTQPPPRFSEASLVKRLEELGIGRPSTYAATLQTLKDRDYVRLEKNRFIPEESGRLVTAFLERFFERYVSYDYTAYLEEELDDVSGGRLEWQKMLDEFWQDFEPKAGEVMEQKPSDITAALDDFLEPFLFPEKEDGSDPRECPKDGGRLALRGGKFGAFIACANYPECEYTRPFGVRGAEASDGPQELGEGIEMKVGRFGPYLEQEVDGEKKRASIPKDVDRSTLDLDMAKKLLSLPRTLGEHPEDGKPVVASIGRYGPYLLHEGQYARLKTTADVFETGMNQAVMLLAEAKATKGQRGRGSREPIAVLGKHPTSEGEVKVMDGRYGPYVTDGNVNATLPKGTEPKGVTLEEAVKLIDERAAKGPAKKRRKTTKKKPAKKKT; translated from the coding sequence TTGAAACTCGTCATCGTCGAATCGCCTGCCAAAGCGAAAACCATCGAGAAATATCTGGGCGCCGGGCACAAGGTGCTCGCCAGCTACGGTCACGTCCGCGATCTGCCGCCCAAGGACGGGTCGGTCGACCCGGACAAGAATTTCGCGATGAAGTGGACCGCCAATCGCGACAAGTCCAAGCAACTCAAGGCCATTTCCGACGCCGCCGCAAAGGCCGAAACGCTCATCCTCGCGACCGACCCCGATCGCGAAGGGGAGGCGATCAGCTGGCACGTCCAGGAAGTGCTTGCGAAGAAGAAGGCGCTGCCCGAGAGCGTCCAGCGCGTGACCTTCAACGCCATCACCAAGAACGCGGTGACCGAAGCGATGGAGCATCCGCGCGAACTCGATCGCGACCTGATCGACGCCTATCTCGCGCGGCGCGCGCTCGATTATCTCGTCGGCTTTACTCTATCGCCAATCCTCTGGCGCAAGCTGCCCGGTGCGCGTTCGGCAGGGCGCGTGCAGTCGGTGGCATTGCGCCTGATTGTCGATCGCGAACGTGAGGTCGAACTCTTCAAGCCGCAAGAATATTGGCAGGTTGGCGCGACCTTCGAGCAGGGCGGGACCCCGTTCAAGTCGCGCCTCGTGCGCTTCGACGGCAAGAAGATCGACCGCATGACGCTGGGCGCCAAAGGCGAGGCGGATGCGGCGAAAGCGGCGGTGGAAGCGGGCCATTTCACTGTCGAAAGCGTGGAACAGAAACCGCTGTCGAAGAACCCGCCGCCGCCTTTCACGACTTCGACACTGCAGCAGGAAGCTTCTCGCAAGCTCGGCTATTCGGCGAGCCACACGATGAGCCTCGCCCAGCGGCTCTACGAGGCAGGTGCGATCACCTATATGCGTACCGACGGCGTGCAGATGGCGGGCGAGGCGCTGAGTGCCGCGCGCCGCGCGATCGCCGAGCGCTACGACCAGGGCTATCTCCCCGAAAAACCACGCCAATACAAATCGAAGGCGAAGAATGCTCAGGAAGCGCATGAAGCGATCCGCCCGACCAATTTCTTCGCCCAGCGCGCCGGTAGCGGCGACGAGGCCAGGCTCTACAAGCTGATTCTCAACCGCGCGCTGGCAAGCCAGATGGCCGCCGCACGGCTGGAGCGCACGACCATCGATCTGGTCGACGGTGCAGGCCGGTGCGCGCTGCGCGCGACGGGCCAGGTCGTGAAGTTCCCGGGCTTCATCGCGCTCTACGAAGAAGGCCGCGACGACAAGGGCGACGAAGAAGACGGCCGTATGCCCGACCTCGCGGTGGGCGATGCGCCCGCCAAGACCGGGGTCGAGGCGACCCAGCACTTCACGCAGCCGCCGCCGCGTTTTTCCGAAGCCTCGCTGGTCAAGCGTCTCGAAGAGCTTGGCATCGGGCGCCCGTCGACTTATGCCGCGACGCTGCAGACGCTCAAGGACCGCGACTATGTCCGTCTTGAGAAAAATCGTTTCATTCCAGAGGAATCGGGCCGGTTGGTCACGGCGTTTCTAGAGCGCTTCTTCGAGCGCTATGTTTCGTATGACTATACCGCCTATCTCGAAGAAGAGCTGGACGATGTGTCGGGCGGGCGGCTCGAATGGCAGAAGATGCTGGACGAGTTTTGGCAGGACTTCGAACCCAAGGCGGGCGAAGTCATGGAGCAGAAGCCCTCGGACATCACCGCGGCGCTCGATGACTTCCTTGAACCGTTCCTTTTTCCCGAAAAGGAAGACGGGAGCGATCCGCGCGAATGCCCCAAGGATGGGGGGCGTCTGGCGCTGCGCGGCGGCAAGTTCGGCGCGTTTATCGCCTGCGCGAACTATCCTGAATGCGAGTACACCCGACCGTTCGGCGTGCGCGGGGCGGAAGCTTCCGACGGCCCGCAGGAACTGGGCGAAGGCATCGAGATGAAGGTCGGTCGCTTCGGCCCTTATCTCGAGCAGGAAGTCGACGGTGAGAAGAAACGTGCGTCGATCCCGAAGGATGTCGACCGCTCAACGCTCGATCTCGACATGGCCAAGAAGCTGCTCTCGCTGCCACGGACGCTTGGCGAGCATCCCGAGGATGGCAAGCCGGTCGTGGCGTCGATCGGTCGCTATGGTCCCTATCTGCTGCACGAAGGGCAGTATGCGCGGCTGAAGACGACCGCCGACGTCTTCGAAACGGGAATGAATCAGGCTGTCATGCTGCTCGCCGAAGCCAAGGCGACCAAGGGTCAACGAGGGCGCGGCAGCCGCGAACCGATTGCGGTGCTGGGCAAGCATCCGACCAGCGAGGGCGAGGTCAAGGTGATGGACGGCCGCTATGGACCGTACGTGACCGACGGCAACGTCAATGCGACCCTCCCCAAGGGTACGGAGCCCAAGGGGGTCACGCTGGAGGAAGCGGTCAAGCTGATCGACGAGCGCGCGGCCAAGGGGCCGGCGAAGAAACGGCGCAAGACGACCAAGAAGAAGCCCGCGAAGAAGAAGACTTAG